A stretch of Gemmobacter fulvus DNA encodes these proteins:
- the wrbA gene encoding NAD(P)H:quinone oxidoreductase type IV: MSNVKLAVIFYSTYSTNFQMAKIAAEAAKAAGADVRLLRVAETAPEAAVNSQDGWKATVAATADIPVATPEDMEWANAYLFSAPTRFGQAPSQLRAFIDTLGGKWSTGALANKAVTAMTSAANPHGGQEATLLGLYTTFMHWGSVIVAPGFTDAAVAAAGGNPYGYSHTQGKEFGEAETAAISHQAKRLVSIAAKLAA; encoded by the coding sequence AAACTCGCCGTCATCTTCTATTCCACCTATTCGACCAACTTCCAGATGGCCAAAATCGCCGCCGAGGCGGCAAAGGCGGCCGGGGCCGACGTGCGCCTGCTGCGCGTGGCCGAAACCGCCCCCGAAGCGGCAGTGAACAGCCAGGATGGCTGGAAAGCCACGGTGGCCGCCACGGCCGATATTCCGGTGGCCACGCCCGAAGACATGGAATGGGCAAATGCCTACCTGTTCTCGGCCCCGACCCGCTTTGGTCAAGCCCCGTCGCAGCTGCGCGCCTTCATCGACACGCTGGGCGGCAAATGGTCCACTGGCGCGCTGGCCAACAAGGCCGTGACCGCGATGACCTCGGCGGCGAACCCGCATGGCGGGCAAGAGGCTACCCTGCTGGGCCTTTACACCACCTTCATGCACTGGGGCTCGGTGATCGTCGCCCCCGGCTTTACCGACGCGGCAGTTGCCGCTGCTGGCGGCAACCCCTATGGCTACAGCCACACTCAGGGCAAGGAATTCGGCGAGGCCGAAACGGCGGCCATCAGCCATCAGGCCAAACGTCTGGTCAGCATCGCGGCCAAACTGGCCGCATGA
- the gcvH gene encoding glycine cleavage system protein GcvH has product MKYTQEHEWLRVEGDLVVVGITEHAATQLGDVVFVELPEIETMVAAGDEVVVIESVKAASDILAPVDGEIVMVNDKLADNPGLVNEDATGEAWFFKMKLDDLSVLDDFMDEDEYNELIG; this is encoded by the coding sequence ATGAAATACACCCAGGAACATGAATGGCTGCGCGTCGAGGGCGATCTGGTCGTGGTCGGCATCACCGAACATGCCGCGACGCAATTGGGCGATGTGGTCTTTGTTGAACTGCCCGAAATCGAAACAATGGTTGCCGCGGGCGACGAAGTTGTGGTGATCGAAAGCGTCAAGGCGGCCTCGGATATTCTGGCCCCGGTGGATGGCGAGATTGTCATGGTGAATGACAAGCTGGCCGACAATCCGGGTCTGGTGAACGAGGATGCCACCGGCGAGGCGTGGTTCTTCAAGATGAAGCTGGATGACCTCAGCGTGCTCGACGACTTCATGGATGAAGACGAGTATAACGAGCTGATTGGCTAA
- the gltX gene encoding glutamate--tRNA ligase, whose translation MTVVTRFAPSPTGYIHVGNLRTALMNYLIARKSGGQFILRLDDTDQERSKQEYADGIMADLDWLGLHWDRVEKQSLRLDRYREAAEDLKAKGRFYECFESPVELDLKRKKQLNMGKPPVYDRTSLHLSDDEKARMRAEGREGYWRFLLNQNRIEWADGILGPISIDAASVSDPVLIRADGQVLYTFASSVDDIDMGVTSIVRGADHVTNTATQIQIMEAMGGTPPAFAHHSLLTGPQGEALSKRLGTLSLRDLRARGVEPAALLSLMARLGSSKPVELVTSLDELAEGFDPGSFGAAPTKFDAEDLFPLTRAYVQGLPLEAVAARIAALGVPADKAEAFWRVAKDNITVLDDLAGWWSLFRDGAEPMIDDEDRDFIAQALTLLPAQPWTQSTWAEWTAAVKEATGRKGKGLFMPLRKALTGQAHGPEMADVMPLLQTVRGL comes from the coding sequence ATGACAGTCGTGACCCGCTTCGCCCCTTCGCCGACAGGTTATATCCATGTCGGCAATCTGCGCACCGCGCTGATGAATTACCTGATTGCCCGCAAAAGCGGCGGTCAGTTCATCCTGCGTCTGGATGACACGGATCAGGAACGCTCGAAGCAGGAATATGCCGATGGCATCATGGCCGATCTCGACTGGCTGGGCCTGCATTGGGACCGGGTCGAAAAGCAGTCGCTGCGGCTGGACCGCTATCGCGAGGCCGCCGAGGATCTGAAGGCCAAGGGCCGGTTCTACGAATGTTTTGAATCGCCGGTCGAGTTGGACCTGAAGCGCAAGAAACAGCTGAACATGGGCAAGCCGCCGGTCTATGACCGCACCTCGCTGCATCTGTCCGACGATGAAAAGGCCCGGATGCGGGCCGAGGGGCGCGAGGGCTACTGGCGTTTCCTGCTGAACCAGAACCGCATCGAATGGGCCGATGGCATTCTGGGGCCGATCTCGATTGATGCCGCCTCGGTGTCGGATCCGGTGCTGATCCGGGCCGATGGGCAGGTGCTTTATACCTTTGCCTCGTCGGTGGATGACATTGACATGGGCGTCACCTCGATCGTGCGCGGCGCGGACCATGTGACCAATACCGCAACGCAGATCCAGATCATGGAAGCGATGGGCGGCACGCCGCCCGCCTTTGCGCATCACAGCCTGCTGACCGGCCCGCAGGGCGAGGCGCTGTCGAAGCGGCTGGGCACGCTGTCGCTGCGCGATCTGCGCGCCCGGGGCGTGGAGCCTGCGGCGCTGCTGAGCCTGATGGCGCGGCTCGGCTCGTCCAAGCCGGTGGAACTGGTCACCTCGCTGGACGAACTGGCCGAGGGGTTCGATCCCGGCAGCTTCGGCGCGGCACCGACCAAGTTCGATGCCGAAGACCTGTTCCCGCTGACGCGGGCCTATGTGCAGGGCCTGCCGCTGGAGGCCGTGGCCGCGCGCATCGCGGCGCTGGGTGTGCCTGCCGACAAGGCCGAGGCGTTCTGGCGGGTGGCCAAGGACAATATCACCGTGCTGGACGATCTGGCGGGCTGGTGGAGCCTGTTCCGCGATGGCGCAGAGCCGATGATCGACGACGAGGACCGCGACTTCATCGCGCAGGCGCTGACCCTGCTGCCCGCGCAGCCCTGGACGCAGAGCACCTGGGCCGAGTGGACCGCCGCCGTGAAAGAGGCGACCGGGCGCAAGGGCAAGGGGCTGTTCATGCCGCTGCGCAAGGCGCTGACCGGGCAGGCACATGGGCCGGAGATGGCGGATGTGATGCCCCTGCTGCAAACGGTGCGCGGGCTGTGA
- a CDS encoding MATE family efflux transporter: MQAKFVDGNLFRHVAVMSLTSSVGLMAIFVVDLINMIYISWLQDETATAAIGYAGAILFFTTAFGIGLSIGVSALVARAVGARDMALARERTTSGFAIGALFGAVFAALVWLALPQIVALLGATGETAVQTLWFLRLLIPSQPLLMIGMIGGGVLRSHGDARRAMMVTVWGAVALAILDPILILWADLGLTGAALAGWGSRLVIAAMALWPVWRHYGGFSPLSLRILHADLAPLSTIAAPAVLTQLATPVGQAFVTRMVAGYGEAAVAGMAIAGRLTPVAFGVIFALSGAIGPIIGQNLGAGRLDRVRRSFWDAVLFCALVIAAMSALLFLARAPIADLFHAQGLTRDLVYLFCGPLSLLFFFNGLIFIANATCNNLGAAFQSTLVNWARHTLGTVPFAWWLGQTYGPQGVLIGQALGGIVFGLLAIWLALRVIRQRVALG; this comes from the coding sequence ATGCAGGCGAAATTTGTGGACGGCAATCTGTTCCGGCATGTGGCGGTGATGTCCTTGACATCTTCGGTCGGTCTGATGGCGATCTTTGTCGTTGATCTGATCAACATGATTTATATCAGCTGGTTGCAGGATGAGACGGCGACGGCGGCCATCGGCTATGCCGGTGCGATCCTGTTTTTCACCACCGCCTTTGGTATTGGCCTGTCGATCGGGGTCTCGGCACTGGTGGCGCGGGCGGTGGGGGCGCGTGACATGGCGCTGGCGCGGGAGCGGACGACCAGTGGTTTTGCCATTGGCGCGCTGTTCGGAGCCGTGTTTGCGGCGCTGGTCTGGCTGGCCCTGCCGCAGATCGTGGCGCTGCTGGGGGCCACCGGCGAGACGGCGGTGCAGACGCTGTGGTTCTTGCGGCTGCTGATCCCATCGCAGCCCTTGCTGATGATCGGCATGATCGGTGGCGGGGTGTTGCGCAGCCATGGTGATGCCCGGCGGGCGATGATGGTCACGGTCTGGGGCGCGGTGGCGCTGGCCATTCTGGACCCGATCCTGATCCTCTGGGCCGATCTGGGACTGACCGGGGCGGCGCTGGCGGGATGGGGGTCGCGGCTGGTGATTGCCGCGATGGCGCTGTGGCCGGTCTGGCGGCATTATGGCGGCTTTTCGCCGCTGAGCCTGCGGATCCTGCACGCGGATCTGGCGCCCTTGTCGACGATTGCCGCCCCGGCCGTGCTGACGCAATTGGCCACGCCGGTGGGGCAGGCCTTTGTCACGCGGATGGTGGCGGGATACGGCGAGGCGGCGGTGGCGGGCATGGCGATTGCCGGTCGGCTGACGCCGGTGGCCTTCGGGGTGATCTTTGCGCTGTCGGGGGCCATCGGGCCGATCATCGGCCAGAACCTCGGCGCGGGGCGGCTGGACCGGGTGCGGCGCAGTTTCTGGGATGCGGTGCTGTTCTGTGCGCTGGTGATTGCCGCGATGTCGGCGCTGCTGTTTCTGGCCCGGGCGCCAATTGCCGATCTGTTTCATGCGCAGGGCTTGACCCGCGATCTGGTCTATCTGTTTTGCGGGCCGCTCAGCCTGTTGTTCTTTTTCAACGGGTTGATCTTCATCGCCAATGCCACCTGCAACAATCTGGGGGCGGCGTTCCAGTCTACCCTGGTCAACTGGGCGCGGCATACCCTGGGCACGGTGCCCTTTGCCTGGTGGCTGGGCCAGACCTATGGGCCGCAGGGGGTGCTGATCGGGCAGGCGCTGGGCGGCATCGTCTTTGGCCTTCTGGCGATCTGGCTGGCGCTGCGGGTGATCCGGCAGCGTGTCGCCCTGGGGTGA
- a CDS encoding metallopeptidase family protein — protein sequence MTHASAQTIAPDLALIEQLAHEAVMQLPEPWRTAAAQVRLRIEDFAPAEILEAMQIADPFELTGLYEGTPLTEKSVMDQPLGPDVIWLFRRPMLDEWLDRGDVSLAEMVTHVMVHELAHHFGWSDAEIAAIDPWWE from the coding sequence ATGACCCATGCCAGCGCCCAGACCATCGCCCCCGACCTCGCCCTGATCGAACAGCTTGCCCATGAGGCGGTGATGCAACTGCCCGAACCCTGGCGCACGGCGGCGGCGCAGGTCCGGCTCAGGATCGAGGATTTCGCCCCGGCCGAGATTCTGGAGGCGATGCAGATCGCCGATCCGTTCGAGCTGACCGGGCTTTATGAAGGCACGCCACTGACCGAAAAGTCGGTCATGGATCAACCGCTTGGCCCGGATGTGATCTGGCTGTTCCGCCGCCCGATGCTGGATGAATGGCTGGACCGGGGCGATGTGTCGCTGGCCGAGATGGTGACGCATGTGATGGTGCACGAACTGGCGCATCACTTCGGCTGGTCCGATGCCGAGATCGCGGCGATTGATCCCTGGTGGGAATGA
- the gcvT gene encoding glycine cleavage system aminomethyltransferase GcvT, translating into MSDLLRLGLHDLHVELGGKMVPFAGYEMPVQYPSGVMKEHLHTRAQAGLFDVSHMGQVILRPKGSYEATARALEALMPVDVLGLAEGRQRYGLFTNDTGGILDDLMFANRGDHLFVVVNAACKAADIAHMQANLSDTTEVVPVTDRALLALQGPGAEAALAALVPQAAAMRFMDVAVIDTVFGALWISRSGYTGEDGFEISVPQGGAEGFARALLAQAAVAPIGLGARDSLRLEAGLCLYGHDIDTTTSPVEAGLTWAIQKARRAGGAREGGFPGAARILHELAEGPERVRVGLRPDGRAPMREGVALATPDGTPVGQVTSGGFGPSVEAPVAMGYVARAFSEIGTALTGDVRGKALPVTVAPMPFNPTTYKR; encoded by the coding sequence GTGAGCGACCTTTTACGCTTGGGTCTGCATGACCTGCATGTGGAACTCGGGGGCAAGATGGTGCCCTTTGCGGGCTATGAAATGCCCGTGCAATATCCGTCTGGCGTGATGAAGGAACATCTGCACACCCGCGCGCAGGCCGGGCTGTTCGACGTGAGCCATATGGGGCAGGTGATCCTGCGGCCCAAAGGCAGCTATGAGGCCACGGCGCGGGCGCTTGAGGCGCTGATGCCGGTGGATGTGCTGGGGCTGGCCGAAGGGCGGCAACGCTATGGGCTGTTCACCAATGACACCGGCGGGATTCTGGATGATCTGATGTTTGCCAACCGCGGCGACCATCTGTTTGTTGTGGTCAATGCGGCCTGCAAGGCGGCGGACATTGCCCATATGCAGGCGAATCTGTCGGACACGACCGAGGTGGTGCCGGTAACGGACCGCGCGCTTCTGGCGTTGCAGGGCCCGGGCGCCGAGGCGGCGCTGGCCGCTCTGGTGCCGCAGGCCGCTGCGATGCGGTTCATGGATGTGGCGGTGATCGACACGGTGTTCGGGGCGCTGTGGATCTCGCGCTCTGGCTATACCGGCGAGGACGGGTTCGAGATTTCGGTGCCGCAGGGCGGGGCCGAGGGCTTTGCCCGGGCGCTGCTGGCGCAGGCGGCGGTGGCACCGATCGGGCTTGGCGCGCGCGACAGTCTGCGGCTGGAAGCGGGGCTCTGCCTGTATGGCCATGACATTGACACGACCACCAGCCCGGTCGAGGCGGGGCTGACCTGGGCGATCCAGAAGGCGCGCCGCGCGGGTGGCGCCCGCGAAGGCGGCTTCCCCGGTGCCGCGCGCATTCTGCACGAACTGGCGGAGGGGCCAGAGCGGGTGCGCGTTGGCCTGCGCCCCGATGGGCGGGCCCCGATGCGCGAAGGTGTTGCGCTCGCCACCCCGGATGGCACCCCCGTTGGGCAGGTGACCTCGGGCGGGTTCGGCCCTTCGGTCGAGGCGCCGGTGGCGATGGGCTATGTGGCCCGCGCCTTTTCAGAGATTGGCACGGCGCTGACCGGCGACGTGCGGGGCAAGGCGCTGCCGGTGACGGTGGCCCCGATGCCGTTCAACCCGACAACCTACAAACGCTGA
- a CDS encoding MBL fold metallo-hydrolase, with product MSTFRLSRRTALFAGASLPFAAALPPMAHAAAEMKGSALPLFNRFKLGDFEVTALLAGTRTTEKPQETFGLDATPEDFAALAAANFLPADKTQNFFTPTLINTGSELVLFDTGLAPEGITVALAAAGYSPDQVDVVVLTHMHGDHIGGLSGEAGPTFAKARYVTGSVEHNHWSGAANEGFDGKVKPLNDKMTMLEGGGTVAPGITALEAFGHSPGHMAYMIESGGQRLAITADTVNHYVFSMQRPDWEVRFDMDKAAGAATRKTLLGMLAADRIPFIGYHMPFPALGFVEAQAEGFRFVPVSYQMLLNG from the coding sequence ATGTCCACATTCCGCCTGTCGCGCCGCACTGCCCTTTTTGCCGGGGCCAGCCTGCCCTTTGCCGCAGCCCTGCCGCCCATGGCCCATGCCGCAGCCGAAATGAAGGGCAGCGCGCTGCCGCTGTTCAACCGCTTCAAGCTGGGTGATTTCGAGGTGACGGCCCTGCTGGCAGGCACCCGCACCACCGAAAAGCCGCAAGAGACCTTTGGCCTTGATGCCACGCCCGAGGATTTCGCCGCCCTCGCCGCCGCGAATTTCCTGCCCGCCGACAAGACGCAGAACTTCTTTACCCCGACGCTGATCAATACCGGCAGCGAATTGGTGCTGTTCGATACCGGCCTTGCCCCCGAGGGTATCACGGTAGCGCTGGCGGCGGCAGGCTATAGCCCGGATCAGGTCGATGTGGTGGTGCTGACCCATATGCACGGCGATCACATCGGCGGTTTGTCGGGCGAGGCCGGGCCAACCTTCGCCAAGGCGCGGTATGTCACCGGCAGCGTGGAGCACAACCACTGGTCCGGCGCGGCGAATGAAGGGTTTGACGGCAAGGTCAAACCGCTGAATGACAAGATGACCATGCTGGAGGGTGGCGGCACTGTCGCGCCCGGCATCACCGCGCTGGAGGCCTTTGGCCATAGCCCCGGCCATATGGCCTATATGATCGAAAGCGGCGGGCAGCGGCTGGCGATCACCGCCGATACCGTCAACCACTATGTGTTTTCGATGCAGCGCCCGGATTGGGAGGTGCGGTTCGACATGGACAAGGCGGCGGGGGCGGCCACCCGCAAGACCCTGCTGGGCATGTTGGCCGCCGACCGGATCCCGTTCATCGGCTATCATATGCCCTTTCCGGCCCTTGGCTTTGTCGAGGCGCAGGCTGAAGGCTTCCGCTTTGTGCCGGTCAGCTATCAGATGTTGCTGAACGGCTGA